One stretch of Acropora muricata isolate sample 2 chromosome 12, ASM3666990v1, whole genome shotgun sequence DNA includes these proteins:
- the LOC136894004 gene encoding vesicle-trafficking protein SEC22a-like, translating into MVLFAIITRVFDGMPLSASTDLDMHFELKESKRHAKTLARKANHYPTRCAMQCGNHIVYFVKALGVCFMTVCEKAYPAVLVFSFIEELQREFMVTFQSREVQQAKRPYSLIEFDSFIQKTKQRYNNTRTLTSRLNLSEMSEDLHNNPPFEISLTELGTDNNKDIKTYKTGGPSRRLEPMTWQSLTACVLAGVCALLNFLRCFPFLNVIVIDKETDDTWFSAAGFFLAGILSCSQLYLLLYPAKWRILLARSLFAFVLLLVYFLRNLRNIWQISFHLAVAVVVLYQTANRQLEAKLPDYNV; encoded by the exons ATGGTCCTTTTCGCTATTATAACGCGAGTTTTTGATGGCATGCCACTGTCTGCATCAACTGATCTTGATATGcactttgaattgaaagaaAGCAAACGGCACGCCAAGACACTTGCGCGAAAAGCCAATCATTATCCCACAAGATGTGCCATGCAATGTGGAAATCACATAGTTTA ttttgttaagGCTCTTGGAGTTTGTTTCATGACTGTTTGTGAAAAGGCCTATCCTGCTGTTCTGGTATTTAGCTTCATTGAGGAACTTCAGCGTGAATTCATGGTGACATTTCAGAGTCGTGAAGTCCAACAAGCAAAAAGACCTTATTCTTTGATTGAATTTG atTCTTTTATTCAGAAAACCAAGCAACGCTATAACAACACCAGAACCTTGACCTCAAGGCTTAACTTGAGTGAGATGAGTGAGGACTTGCACAACAATCCTCCATTTGAGATATCACTGACAGAGCTGGGGACAGATAATAACAAGGATATCAAAACTTATAAAACAGGAG GACCATCAAGACGGCTTGAACCAATGACTTGGCAAAGTCTTACTGCTTGCGTTCTAGCAGGTGTATGTGCCCTTCTGAATTTTCTCAgatgttttccatttttaaatgtGATTGTAATTGACAAAGAG ACTGATGATACATGGTTTTCAGCCGCTGGGTTTTTCCTGGCTGGTATTTTAAGCTGTAGCCAG CTGTACCTGCTTTTGTATCCTGCAAAATGGAGGATTTTGTTAGCAAGATCATTGTTTGCCTTTGTGCTTCTTTTAGTTTATTTCCTTCGAAATCTTCGAAACATTTGGCAGATCTCCTTTCATTTGGctgttgcagttgttgtattGTATCAAACTGCCAACAGGCAGCTGGAGGCAAAATTACCTGATTATAATGTGTAG
- the LOC136891799 gene encoding piggyBac transposable element-derived protein 4-like yields the protein MASKYFNTDQVLEMVLADDSDLEDEESVEEDFGDMESESELENCAVRSQDESFSEGSVQPLPPSDRSSLLAEEDDLGPSASNVTLQFVSESDTQMIVHVQPVSSSSRRNLFAPARPVAVQARPVVAPAGPAVAPAVPPAVPAAAPARPAAAPGHNFVWRNFRGTEENPNGEKPFIGDAGPSREANAANSSTEHFNLFVDQNVIHSFCLETNRYANQNRVAGFQDVGLEEMMAFVAMNIAMGIVNTSDIKDFWSTDPILSHPWFPSVMSRDRFLQILYYLHLNNNQNNPGNDKLFKVRPLLDHIVRQCNKHYKPNCQVSIDEQMIGTKSRISFRQYMPLKPTAKWGIKVWVMADAVSGYCCNLQIYTGKEGNNVEKGLASRVVKDLMENYQGLGHHVYVDNFYTSPQLFKDLLEAGTLACGTIRSNRKGFPAAVKDNVDQNDSLFCKADMTEGFMTAVHWKDKRDVFALTTIHGNAVGDDIPHKPELISEYNKYMGGVDHNDQLLVYFAIGRKTLKWWKRVFWRLLEIGLVNSHLLYKLKPDNEKVTQKQFRLSLCHSLVQPLFTLRENPGARVVRGPGRPPVPCDRLMGKHFGQRADKRRRCKVCAYTRNAQGNLKDTKTNFYCAKCDAHLCEQPCFQKWHTQSKLH from the exons ATGGCATCAAAATATTTCAACACCGATCAAGTTTTAGAGATGGTTTTGGCGGATGACAGTGATCTGGAGGACGAGGAAAGTGTAGAAGAAGATTTTGGCGATATGGAGAGTGAAAGTGAGTTGGAAAATTGTGCTGTTCGTTCGCAAGACGAAAGTTTTTCTGAAGGTTCGGTTCAACCTTTGCCGCCAAGTGACAGGTCTTCGCTGCTCGCGGAGGAG gaTGATTTAGGCCCTTCAGCTTCGAATGTTACCCTCCAATTTGTGAGTGAAAGTGACACACAAATGATTGTGCATGTGCAGCCAGTATCTTCAAGCTCAAGAAGAAACTTATTCGCTCCCGCTAGACCAGTAGCAGTTCAAGCAAGGCCAGTAGTTGCTCCTGCAGGACCAGCAGTAGCTCCAGCAGTGCCACCAGCAGTGCCAGCAGCAGCTCCAGCAAGACCAGCCGCAGCTCCAGGTCATAACTTTGTCTGGAGAAATTTTCGGGGCACTGAAGAAAACCCAAATGGAGAAAAACCATTTATTGGAGATGCGGGGCCATCAAGAGAAGCTAATGCTGCAAATTCTTCAACTGAACACTTCAACCTTTTTGTTGATCAGAATGTCATCCATAGTTTCTGCTTGGAAACTAACAGGTATGCCAATCAGAATAGAGTTGCTGGTTTTCAAGATGTTGGATTAGAGGAAATGATGGCATTTGTAGCCATGAACATTGCCATGGGCATTGTAAATACCTCAGATATAAAAGACTTTTGGTCTACAGACCCAATTCTTTCACATCCTTGGTTCCCTTCAGTGATGAGCAGAGACAGATTCTTGCAAATTCTTTACTACCTCCATCTAAATAACAATCAAAACAATCCTGGAAATGATAAACTTTTCAAAGTAAGGCCACTACTTGATCACATCGTACGGCAATGCAATAAACACTACAAGCCTAACTGCCAAGTCTCAATTGACGAGCAAATGATTGGCACAAAAAGTAGGATAAGCTTCCGTCAATACATGCCTTTGAAACCTACTGCTAAATGGGGAATAAAGGTATGGGTTATGGCAGATGCTGTGTCAGGGTACTGTTGTAACCTTCAAATCTACACTGGCAAGGAAGGAAATAATGTAGAGAAGGGCTTGGCAAGCAGAGTTGTAAAAGATCTCATGGAAAATTATCAGGGCCTAGGACATCATGTTTATGTAGACAACTTTTACACCTCTCCTCAACTATTCAAAGATCTTTTGGAGGCTGGAACCCTTGCATGTGGGACAATAAGAAGCAACAGGAAGGGTTTTCCTGCAGCGGTCAAAGATAATGTTGATCAGAATGACTCATTATTTTGCAAAGCAGACATGACAGAAGGGTTCATGACAGCAGTACACTGGAAAGACAAAAGGGATGTTTTTGCACTGACTACCATCCATGGCAATGCTGTTGGTGATGACATCCCTCATAAACCAGAGCTGATCTCTGAATACAACAAATACATGGGTGGTGTTGACCACAATGATCAGTTGTTGGTTTACTTTGCCATTGGGCGAAAAACtttgaagtggtggaagcgtgTGTTTTGGCGGCTACTCGAGATTGGGCTGGTCAACAGCCACCTGCTCTATAAACTTAAACCTGACAATGAAAAAGTTACCCAGAAGCAGTTCAGACTCAGTTTATGCCATTCTCTGGTTCAGCCACTATTTACGCTGAGAGAAAATCCCGGTGCCAGAGTTGTCAGGGGGCCTGGTCGTCCTCCAGTTCCTTGTGATCGTTTGATGGGAAAGCATTTTGGGCAAAGGGCTGACAAGAGGAGAAGATGTAAAGTTTGTGCCTACACCAGAAATGCACAAGGAAATCTAAAGGATACAAAAACTAATTTCTACTGTGCAAAGTGTGATGCACATCTTTGTGAACagccatgttttcaaaagtGGCACACCCAATCGAAGCTTCATTAG
- the LOC136891801 gene encoding uncharacterized protein, which yields MNRARYCWRCEAPCKQMCSRCGVAFYCSKKCQKQDKWRHEPDCDDALLKTKCSSCGVEREGMNKCSSCLEVYYCNVECQRKHWARHKSSCHETMEETIQLVKRIKMLLNVTESNTGLPMTYYWGNSPAVDLINLSMNEGEEYSSPLALLLCGVGDPRNVLLTIASLPDAYKEQVTFVLNDICPCTLARTVLLLYMLYKGGADVIQAVIRVWYSLCISEEDFSLLLSALQDLVTTELGTLTKDVMEISADQLSKLRDVWVTWLRLAKRKGPWVEKLWQEAISRDREREYGMETYLHGIPKEHRISAQRYFNTGIFPSKENAEELCKQNPTLTGRGYHWSTNTTAYHYSIPTNVLPFTGWDFNAIKKSCHVDSLPEMYSIYLSQIIHKVAEKLSKNQVKFQFILADVQNIKSFLPASLKYDRIITSNLWDYCSLPGLLTKFKGFLNGTNPHAVMLTETHNWVRDFKPEVIHVLPKRWGLDDLISKALRDTQNPELAKLSGMSALVEYFNISREFLMFLHASLLVSSTDKDLASLKRKNKIPSVKSLAGSLGLHLRDFTRNENTVWPFKWALNCRRVTMVRGFERTLEWKLL from the exons ATGAACAGAGCTCGTTACTGTTGGAGATGTGAGGCACCCTGCAAACAAATGTGTTCACGCTGCGGAGTAGCCTTCTACTGCTCTAAGAAATgtcaaaaacaagacaaatggCGACATGAACCCGACTGTGATGACGCTTTGCTGAAGACGAAATGTTCCAGCTGCGGTGTTGAACGAGAAGGAATGAATAAATGTTCCAGCTGCTTAGAAGTTTATTACTGCAACGTTGAATGCCAGAGAAAGCACTGGGCAAGACACAAGTCCTCGTGTCACGAAACTATGGAGGAAACAATTCAGTTAGTTAAACGAATAAAGATGCTTCTCAACGTGACGGAGAGCAACACTGGCCTACCGATGACATATTACTGGGGTAATTCACCGGCTGTGGATCTAATCAACTTGTCGATGAACGAAGGAGAAGAGTATTCCAGCCCGCTTGCTCTGTTGTTGTGTGGAGTCGGTGATCCTAGGAATGTTTTGTTGACCATTGCATCGTTACCAGATGCTTATAAAGAGCAAGTAACGTTCGTGTTGAACGACATCTGTCCCTGCACCCTGGCCAGAACGGTCTTGTTACTGTACATGCTGTACAAAG GAGGGGCTGATGTAATACAAGCAGTGATTCGTGTATGGTATTCGCTGTGTATCTCCGAAGAAgacttttctttgctcttgtccGCGCTTCAAGACCTCGTCACTACCGAACTGGGCACTCTCACTAAAGACGTAATGGAGATTTCTGCTGACCAGTTGAGCAAGCTAAGGGACGTTTGGGTCACGTGGCTACGTTTGGCAAAGCGAAAGGGACCATGGGTGGAAAAACTATGGCAAGAAGCGATCTCGCGTGACAGAGAGAGAGAGTACGGAATGGAAACCTACTTGCACGGCATTCCCAAAGAACACAGGATTTCTGCTCAACGATATTTCAATACTGGGATCTTTCCGTCGAAAGAAAATGCTGAAGAGCTATGCAAGCAAAACCCCACCTTAACGGGCCGTGGATATCACTGGAGCACCAATACTACTGCATATCATTACAGCATACCAACGAATGTGCTGCCTTTTACCGGCTGGGATTTCAATGCCATCAAGAAAAGTTGTCATGTCGATTCTCTCCCAGAAATGTACAGCATCTATCTATCTCAAATCATACACAAGGTAGCTGAAAAACTAAGCAAAAATCAGGTCAAGTTCCAGTTCATTCTGGCTGACGttcaaaatatcaaaagcttTCTTCCTGCTAGTCTTAAATACGACCGCATCATCACCTCCAACCTGTGGGATTACTGCTCTCTTCCTGGTTTACTGACCAAATTTAAAGGCTTCTTAAACGGAACCAATCCTCACGCAGTCATGCTTACTGAGACACATAACTGGGTTCGAGATTTCAAGCCGGAAGTGATACATGTTTTGCCGAAGCGTTGGGGTTTGGATGACCTCATCTCGAAAGCTTTGCGAGACACACAAAATCCAGAACTTGCAAAATTGTCTGGGATGTCAGCTCTCGTAGAGTACTTTAACATAAGCAGGGAATTTCTCATGTTTCTGCATGCTTCCTTGCTGGTCTCAAGCACCGACAAAGACCTGGCTTCcctcaaaaggaaaaataaaatccCGTCCGTGAAATCTCTTGCTGGTTCACTGGGTCTGCATCTCCGCGACTTCACCAGAAACGAGAACACTGTTTGGCCGTTTAAATGGGCGTTGAACTGTCGTCGTGTTACCATGGTGAGAGGCTTTGAGAGAACATTGGAATGGAAGCTCCTCTAG
- the LOC136891802 gene encoding uncharacterized protein produces MNRARYCWRCEAPCTQSCSRCRVAFYCSKKCQKQDKWRHAADCDDALLKTKCSSCGVEREGMNKCSSCSEVYYCNVECQGNDWARHKSSCHETMEKTIRLVGRIKRFLDWKERNTGLPMTYYWGNSPAVDLINLSMNEGEEYSSPLALLLCGVGDPRNVLLSIASLPDAYNEQVTFVLNDICPCTLARMVLLLYMLYKGGAVVIQAVIRVWYSLCISEEDFSLLLSALQDLVTTELGTLTEDVMEISADQLSKLRDVWVTWLRLAKRKGPWVAKLWQEAISRDLEREYGMKTFLHGIPKEHRISALRYFSTGIFPSTENAEELCKQNPTLTGRGCRRNSNTTEYFYSTPTDVLPFTGWDFSAIKKSCHVDSLPEMYSIYLSQIIHKVAEKLSKNQVKFQFILADVQNIETFLPVSLKYDRITTSNLWDYCSLPGLLTKFKGFLNGTNPHAVMLTETQNWVRDFMPQVILFVQFSGVDDLTRKALQDTQNPELANSSGMAAHVDYLNLSSEFLMFLRASLLVSSTDKDLASLKRKNKIPSVKSLAGSLGLHLCNFTRNENTVCPFKWTLNCRRVTMLTGYERTLEWKLL; encoded by the exons ATGAACAGAGCTCGTTACTGTTGGAGATGTGAGGCACCCTGCACACAAAGTTGTTCACGCTGCCGAGTAGCCTTCTACTGCTCTAAGAAATgtcaaaaacaagacaaatggCGACATGCAGCCGACTGTGATGACGCTTTGCTGAAGACGAAATGTTCCAGCTGCGGTGTTGAACGAGAAGGAATGAATAAATGTTCCAGCTGCTCAGAAGTTTATTACTGCAACGTGGAATGCCAGGGAAATGACTGGGCAAGACACAAGTCCTCGTGTCACGAAACTATGGAGAAAACAATTCGACTAGTTGGACGAATAAAGAGGTTTCTCGACTGGAAGGAGAGGAACACTGGCCTCCCGATGACATATTACTGGGGTAATTCACCGGCTGTGGATCTAATCAACTTGTCGATGAACGAAGGAGAGGAGTATTCCAGCCCGCTTGCTCTGTTGTTGTGTGGAGTCGGTGATCCTAGGAATGTCTTGTTGAGCATTGCATCGTTACCAGATGCTTATAACGAGCAAGTAACGTTCGTGTTGAACGACATCTGTCCCTGCACCCTGGCCAGAATGGTCTTGTTACTGTACATGCTGTACAAAG GAGGGGCTGTTGTAATTCAAGCAGTAATTCGTGTATGGTATTCGCTGTGTATCTCCGAAGAAgacttttctttgctcttgtcaGCGCTTCAAGACCTCGTCACTACCGAACTGGGCACTCTCACTGAAGACGTAATGGAGATTTCTGCTGACCAGTTGAGCAAGCTAAGGGACGTTTGGGTCACGTGGCTACGTTTGGCAAAGCGAAAGGGACCATGGGTGGCAAAACTATGGCAAGAAGCGATCTCGCGTGACTTAGAGAGAGAGTACGGAATGAAAACCTTCTTGCACGGCATTCCCAAAGAACACAGGATTTCTGCTCTACGATATTTCAGTACCGGGATCTTTCCGTCGACAGAAAATGCTGAAGAGCTATGCAAGCAAAACCCGACTTTAACGGGCCGTGGATGTCGGAGGAACTCCAATACTACTGAATATTTTTACAGCACACCAACGGATGTGCTGCCTTTCACCGGCTGGGATTTCAGTGCCATCAAGAAAAGTTGTCATGTTGATTCTCTCCCAGAAATGTACAGCATCTATCTATCTCAAATCATACACAAGGTAGCTGAAAAACTAAGCAAAAATCAAGTCAAGTTCCAGTTCATTCTGGCTGACGTTCAAAATATCGAAACCTTTCTTCCTGTTAGTCTCAAATACGACCGCATCACCACCTCCAACCTGTGGGATTACTGCTCTCTTCCTGGTTTACTGACCAAATTTAAAGGCTTTTTAAACGGAACCAATCCTCACGCAGTCATGCTGACCGAGACACAGAACTGGGTTCGAGATTTTATGCCGCAAGTGATtctttttgtgcaattttcggGTGTGGATGACCTCACCCGGAAAGCTTTGCAAGACACGCAAAATCCAGAACTTGCAAATTCGTCTGGGATGGCAGCTCACGTAGACTACCTTAACCTAAGCAGTGAATTTCTCATGTTTCTGCGTGCTTCCTTGCTGGTCTCAAGCACCGACAAAGACCTGGCTTCcctcaaaaggaaaaataaaatccCTTCCGTGAAATCTCTCGCTGGTTCACTGGGTCTGCATCTGTGCAACTTCACCAGAAACGAGAACACTGTTTGTCCGTTTAAATGGACGTTGAACTGTCGTCGTGTTACCATGTTGACAGGCTATGAGAGAACATTGGAATGGAAGCTCCTCTAG